A single region of the Plantactinospora soyae genome encodes:
- a CDS encoding pectate lyase family protein — protein sequence MDTPAPSTPRSRRRWPIIGGAIAAMTAGAAIFAPLASAATVFTAGFEDGDIGGWSKSGGTWAVVSDGSQVARQSKADAENARLFNAPTNLTDYTVQARVKPLSIGTNGFVGLLARSSGSTVFYRLALLPGRAELQAVQGSAVTVLGSSSRTVANGTWYTLSITTSGSAVTGSIDGAQFASGSSSLSAAGRIGLQTSYSSASFDDVTVTTGGTTPPPTPTPSPTRPTPTPTGPSTPTPTPTGPSTPPPTAPPGNASGLVGFATMSEYGRTGTNGGTGGPTVTVSNYAQLAAAVADDAPRIVRVSGTISGNGDDMLDVGSNKTVIGVGSNATISGFGLDVNGWGPAEVAWGGDLCDPAERDRFTRTQNVIIRNLSFRNSPDDSVNVQCYSHHVWIDHNTFYPASDGSVDVKRGSDLVTVSYNRYAGTDKSMLLGHSDSNGAQDTGYLRVTYHHNWFDGSATRHPRVRFGYAHVFANYVNISDYFIGLGVDGRIYAESNYVRGAKTITEDFGNASLTWTSSNFYDVATITRANDSGKTMEDWLRANNSVARPPYSYSAGSASSSPPSAGAGVSGADTIP from the coding sequence ATGGACACACCCGCTCCCTCGACGCCCAGGTCGCGCCGCAGATGGCCGATCATCGGCGGCGCCATCGCGGCGATGACCGCCGGTGCGGCGATCTTCGCGCCGCTGGCCAGTGCCGCCACCGTCTTCACCGCCGGCTTCGAGGACGGCGACATCGGCGGCTGGTCCAAGTCCGGCGGCACCTGGGCGGTGGTCAGCGACGGATCGCAGGTCGCCCGCCAGTCCAAGGCCGACGCGGAGAACGCCCGGTTGTTCAACGCCCCCACCAACCTCACCGACTACACCGTCCAGGCCAGGGTCAAGCCGCTGAGCATCGGCACGAACGGCTTCGTCGGCCTGCTGGCCCGGTCCAGCGGGTCGACCGTCTTCTACCGCCTGGCCCTGCTGCCGGGACGGGCCGAGTTGCAGGCCGTACAGGGAAGCGCCGTCACGGTGCTCGGCAGTTCCTCACGTACCGTCGCCAACGGCACCTGGTACACCCTGTCGATCACCACCAGCGGTTCGGCCGTCACCGGGTCGATCGACGGTGCCCAGTTCGCCTCCGGCTCCAGCTCCCTCTCCGCCGCCGGCCGGATCGGCCTACAGACCTCGTACTCCTCGGCCTCCTTCGACGACGTGACGGTGACGACCGGCGGCACCACCCCGCCGCCCACCCCGACCCCGAGTCCCACCCGGCCGACCCCCACCCCCACCGGCCCGTCCACGCCCACCCCGACGCCGACCGGACCGTCGACCCCGCCGCCCACCGCCCCGCCCGGCAACGCCAGCGGCCTGGTCGGCTTCGCGACCATGAGCGAGTACGGTCGCACCGGCACCAACGGCGGAACCGGCGGCCCGACGGTGACGGTCAGCAACTACGCGCAACTCGCGGCGGCGGTGGCCGACGACGCACCCCGGATCGTCCGGGTGTCGGGCACGATCAGCGGCAACGGCGACGACATGCTGGACGTCGGCTCGAACAAGACCGTCATCGGGGTCGGCTCCAACGCGACCATCAGCGGCTTCGGCCTCGACGTCAACGGCTGGGGCCCGGCGGAGGTGGCCTGGGGCGGCGACCTCTGCGACCCCGCCGAGCGGGACCGGTTCACCCGCACCCAGAACGTCATCATCCGCAACCTGTCGTTCCGGAACTCCCCGGACGACTCGGTGAACGTGCAGTGCTACTCCCACCACGTGTGGATCGACCACAACACGTTCTACCCGGCCAGTGACGGCTCGGTCGACGTCAAGCGCGGATCCGACCTGGTGACCGTCTCCTACAACAGGTACGCCGGGACGGACAAGTCGATGCTGCTGGGGCACAGCGACAGCAACGGCGCCCAGGACACCGGGTACCTGCGCGTCACCTACCACCACAACTGGTTCGACGGATCCGCCACCCGGCACCCGAGAGTGCGGTTCGGGTACGCGCACGTGTTCGCCAACTACGTGAACATCAGCGACTACTTCATCGGGCTGGGCGTGGACGGCAGGATCTACGCCGAGAGCAACTACGTACGCGGCGCGAAGACGATCACCGAGGACTTCGGCAACGCCAGTCTCACCTGGACGAGCAGCAACTTCTACGACGTGGCCACGATCACCCGGGCCAACGACAGCGGCAAGACCATGGAGGACTGGCTGCGCGCCAACAACAGCGTGGCGCGGCCGCCGTACAGCTACTCGGCCGGCTCCGCGTCCTCCAGCCCACCGTCGGCGGGCGCCGGAGTCAGCGGCGCGGACACCATTCCGTAA
- a CDS encoding ribosomal protein bL36, translating to MKVRTSLRALKQKPGSVVVRRHGRVLVVNRTNPQWKSRQG from the coding sequence ATGAAGGTTCGCACCTCACTGCGGGCATTGAAGCAGAAGCCGGGTTCGGTGGTGGTACGCCGGCACGGCCGGGTGCTCGTGGTCAACCGTACGAACCCGCAGTGGAAGAGCCGCCAGGGCTGA